In Companilactobacillus allii, one genomic interval encodes:
- a CDS encoding phosphate ABC transporter substrate-binding protein, giving the protein MKKKNIISAIILFGAFIAVLAGCSNSSKSSSSTSSADSSASGKVTVVGSTALQPLVEKAASNFQKDNSKINVTVQGGGSGTGLSQVQDGSVSIGNSDIFAESKDGIDAKKLVDHKVAVVGMAPVVNKETGVKNLTMEQLKNIFTGKITNWKDVGGKDQEITVVNRAEGSGTRATFEDAVLGGSKAVKSQEQDSNGTVQKIVSSTPGAISYLAFSYLNDKVQAVSINDIKPTDKNVETSDWPIWSYEHMYTKGDAKGATAKFLKYMDSSAVQKELVGKMGYISIHDMKVQKDAKGNVSNK; this is encoded by the coding sequence ATGAAGAAGAAAAATATCATTTCTGCAATTATCTTATTCGGTGCTTTCATTGCCGTGTTAGCTGGTTGTAGTAACAGTAGCAAGAGTAGTAGCAGTACAAGTTCAGCAGACTCTAGTGCTTCTGGTAAAGTTACAGTTGTTGGTTCAACCGCTCTACAACCATTGGTTGAAAAAGCAGCAAGCAATTTCCAAAAGGACAATAGTAAGATCAACGTTACAGTGCAAGGTGGCGGTTCCGGTACTGGTTTAAGCCAAGTCCAAGATGGTTCAGTTTCAATCGGTAATTCAGATATCTTCGCAGAATCAAAAGATGGAATTGATGCTAAGAAGTTAGTTGATCACAAGGTTGCAGTTGTCGGTATGGCACCAGTTGTCAATAAAGAAACCGGTGTTAAGAACTTAACTATGGAACAACTAAAAAATATCTTCACTGGTAAAATCACAAACTGGAAAGATGTTGGCGGTAAAGATCAAGAAATTACAGTTGTTAACCGTGCCGAAGGTAGTGGTACACGTGCTACTTTTGAAGATGCCGTACTAGGCGGAAGCAAAGCGGTTAAATCACAAGAACAAGACTCAAATGGTACTGTTCAAAAAATTGTTTCAAGCACACCTGGTGCTATAAGTTACTTAGCATTCTCATACTTAAACGACAAAGTTCAAGCTGTCTCAATCAATGACATTAAACCTACAGATAAGAATGTTGAAACAAGTGACTGGCCTATATGGTCATATGAACATATGTATACAAAAGGTGATGCCAAAGGTGCAACAGCTAAATTCTTGAAATACATGGACTCAAGTGCAGTTCAAAAAGAATTAGTTGGTAAGATGGGATACATTAGTATTCATGATATGAAAGTTCAAAAAGACGCCAAAGGTAATGTTTCTAACAAGTAA
- a CDS encoding carboxylesterase family protein translates to MQDIVLALKWINQYIDLFGGDSNRVTLTGHSAGSFSLLTLLAVPEADGLYNKLAAFSGYAARYIPAWWAEELTHKVLEKLELTSPEQLLTIDNKLLIDTVNQALPTDVLKRGNLNTNSIGIVDDEFLPNGVLKANPADIIKGGQHKDIDLIITSTTDEASWYAANIPDNVDPKTIEAVIDEMIYDCHIPRKQAEDIALHCGAGKEQPLNVRTRFYTDYNFTLPAIREAHDHAKAGGRVYQLSVGPVEGSPAYHGTDMYGIVGQAAPNASQEQLKRDSFISQTLLNFATDHYEKLWSPTTADKLIIKDIGQRPYNGIEHAKLVLELFKDISRP, encoded by the coding sequence TTGCAAGACATCGTCTTAGCTTTGAAATGGATTAATCAGTATATTGATCTCTTTGGAGGAGATTCTAATCGTGTCACCCTTACAGGTCATAGTGCTGGCTCTTTCTCATTGTTAACACTTTTGGCTGTGCCTGAAGCTGACGGATTATACAATAAATTGGCAGCATTCTCCGGCTATGCAGCACGTTATATTCCAGCCTGGTGGGCTGAAGAACTAACACATAAAGTTTTAGAAAAACTAGAACTTACTTCACCGGAACAATTATTAACCATTGATAACAAATTATTGATTGATACAGTTAATCAAGCGTTACCAACTGATGTTTTGAAACGTGGTAATTTAAATACCAATTCAATTGGAATTGTCGATGACGAATTTTTGCCAAATGGAGTTTTGAAAGCAAATCCCGCTGACATTATTAAAGGTGGACAGCATAAAGATATTGATTTAATAATAACTTCAACAACGGACGAAGCAAGTTGGTATGCTGCTAACATTCCGGATAACGTCGACCCTAAAACAATTGAAGCTGTGATTGATGAAATGATTTATGATTGCCATATACCACGTAAACAAGCTGAAGATATTGCTTTACATTGTGGAGCTGGAAAAGAGCAACCACTTAATGTCAGAACCAGATTCTATACAGATTATAATTTCACTTTACCAGCTATCCGTGAAGCACATGATCATGCTAAAGCTGGTGGACGTGTTTATCAACTAAGCGTTGGACCAGTTGAAGGTTCCCCAGCTTATCATGGTACAGATATGTACGGTATTGTCGGACAAGCTGCACCTAATGCTAGTCAAGAGCAACTCAAACGCGATAGTTTTATTAGTCAAACATTGCTTAACTTTGCGACTGATCACTACGAAAAGTTATGGTCACCTACGACGGCAGATAAATTAATTATCAAAGATATTGGACAAAGACCTTATAACGGAATTGAACATGCAAAATTGGTACTAGAACTATTTAAAGACATCTCTCGTCCATAA
- the pstC gene encoding phosphate ABC transporter permease subunit PstC, giving the protein MDDIQKKLQQSSKATRQERLGKSICYTCIGLIILLVACILYFIASKGIATFTRDHVNIWQFLTTSNWEPGNLDSKGRPMIGALPMIVTSFSVTLLAALVATPFAIGVAIFMTEISARNGAKFLQPVIELLVGIPSVVYGFIGLSLIVPFIRNIFGGTGFGILSGTLVLFVMVLPTITSLTVDSLKSVPMHYRQASLALGATRWQTIYKVILRAATPGILTAIIFGMARAFGEALAVQMVIGNALLMPKNLVSPASTLTSKLTTDIGNTVMGTLPNDALWSLALILLLMSLIFNMIVRFLGKRGNIKNAS; this is encoded by the coding sequence ATGGATGATATTCAAAAAAAATTACAACAAAGTTCAAAAGCCACCAGACAAGAACGTCTAGGTAAATCAATTTGTTATACATGTATTGGTTTAATTATTCTTTTGGTTGCATGTATATTGTATTTCATTGCATCAAAAGGAATTGCCACATTTACTAGAGATCATGTAAATATTTGGCAATTTTTAACTACATCTAACTGGGAACCAGGAAATCTGGATAGTAAAGGCAGACCCATGATTGGTGCCTTACCAATGATAGTAACCTCTTTTAGTGTTACTTTACTTGCAGCTTTAGTCGCTACCCCTTTTGCAATTGGAGTGGCAATCTTCATGACCGAAATTTCAGCAAGAAATGGTGCCAAGTTCCTACAACCAGTTATTGAATTATTGGTAGGTATTCCTTCTGTTGTCTATGGATTTATCGGACTTTCATTGATAGTCCCATTCATAAGAAACATATTTGGAGGTACTGGATTTGGTATATTATCAGGAACACTAGTCCTTTTTGTCATGGTATTACCAACCATTACTTCATTGACCGTTGATAGTTTAAAGTCAGTTCCCATGCACTATCGTCAAGCATCTTTAGCACTTGGAGCTACAAGATGGCAGACTATTTACAAAGTTATTCTTAGAGCTGCAACACCTGGAATACTCACTGCCATTATTTTTGGTATGGCACGTGCCTTTGGTGAAGCTCTAGCAGTTCAAATGGTTATTGGTAATGCACTTTTGATGCCAAAAAATTTAGTATCACCAGCTTCTACTTTGACAAGTAAATTAACAACCGATATTGGTAATACTGTAATGGGTACTCTTCCAAATGATGCCTTATGGTCACTTGCCTTGATTCTTTTATTAATGTCTTTAATTTTCAACATGATCGTTAGATTCTTAGGAAAGAGAGGTAACATAAAAAATGCATCCTAA
- the pstA gene encoding phosphate ABC transporter permease PstA produces MHPKRTDKIATGIIYCLVAMVIMILIFLLGYILINGVPDISWHFLTSQAQSFSAGGGIRDQLFNSIYLLILTLIISFPIAIGAGIYLAEYAKDNWITDIIRTSIEVLSSLPSVVVGLFGYLLLVNQFHFGFSILSGAIALTFFNLPLLTRNIEESLNAVPNLQKEAGISLGLSEWKTITKIIIPEALPGILTGVILSSGRVFGEAAALIYTAGQSAPEVSYTNWNIFSASSFLNPMRPAETLAVHIWKVNTESVTPDAHIISAGSSAVLIIVILLFNLSARFIGNRIYKKITAAK; encoded by the coding sequence ATGCATCCTAAACGTACAGACAAAATTGCAACCGGAATTATCTATTGCCTAGTCGCTATGGTAATTATGATACTGATTTTCTTACTGGGATATATTTTAATTAACGGTGTTCCCGATATTTCTTGGCACTTTTTAACTTCCCAAGCACAATCCTTTAGTGCCGGTGGTGGTATTCGTGATCAATTATTTAACTCGATTTACTTGTTAATTTTAACTTTAATTATTTCGTTTCCAATCGCTATTGGAGCTGGTATCTATTTAGCTGAATATGCCAAAGATAACTGGATAACCGATATAATTCGTACTTCAATTGAAGTTCTAAGTTCATTACCTTCTGTTGTTGTTGGATTATTTGGATATTTACTACTGGTAAATCAGTTTCACTTCGGATTTTCTATTTTATCCGGTGCCATTGCCTTAACCTTTTTCAATCTCCCACTATTAACTAGGAATATTGAAGAATCTCTTAACGCTGTACCAAATCTTCAAAAAGAAGCTGGAATCTCGCTAGGATTATCTGAATGGAAAACAATTACAAAAATCATCATACCTGAAGCTCTACCAGGTATTTTAACAGGTGTCATTCTTAGTTCTGGTAGAGTCTTCGGTGAAGCCGCTGCTTTAATTTACACAGCCGGTCAAAGTGCACCAGAAGTTTCTTACACTAATTGGAATATTTTTAGTGCTAGTAGTTTTTTAAACCCCATGAGACCAGCTGAAACATTGGCAGTTCATATTTGGAAAGTTAACACTGAATCAGTGACCCCTGATGCCCATATAATCTCAGCTGGATCATCTGCTGTCTTGATCATAGTGATTTTGCTCTTCAATCTGAGTGCCAGATTCATTGGTAATCGAATCTATAAAAAAATAACGGCTGCAAAGTGA
- a CDS encoding winged helix-turn-helix transcriptional regulator codes for MTSPQKTVEMVDNNNVSGLIWDLATTDLQTSLEILEKIRNKVDGPIIVLSPIKKRNERKLFYDINVDSYLVAPLEYPELIAKFKQLFWVYDKFAVNEARKQLSRDTNTTVKCHDLSIDLKHYRVSQSGNDLGLTPKEFSILWYLMQHRGQVLSRDQLIAGVWGYDNAGSTRTIDIHISHLRDKLEKNPQEPQWIKTVRGFGYILNNDYPLVSVE; via the coding sequence ATGACATCACCGCAAAAAACTGTTGAAATGGTGGATAACAATAATGTATCAGGACTCATCTGGGATCTAGCTACAACTGATTTACAAACATCATTAGAAATATTGGAAAAGATTCGAAACAAAGTTGATGGTCCTATTATTGTGTTGTCTCCAATAAAAAAAAGAAACGAACGTAAATTATTTTATGATATAAATGTTGATTCATATCTTGTTGCACCCCTAGAATATCCAGAATTGATTGCTAAATTTAAACAACTGTTTTGGGTATATGATAAGTTTGCTGTTAATGAAGCTAGAAAACAATTATCTAGAGACACTAATACAACTGTTAAATGTCATGACTTATCAATTGATTTGAAACATTATCGCGTTTCACAATCAGGCAATGATTTGGGATTGACACCTAAAGAATTCAGTATTTTGTGGTATTTAATGCAACATAGAGGACAGGTGTTAAGTAGAGACCAGTTGATAGCTGGAGTTTGGGGTTATGATAATGCTGGCTCAACTCGTACGATCGATATTCACATTAGTCATTTACGGGATAAATTAGAAAAGAATCCGCAGGAACCACAGTGGATTAAAACCGTAAGGGGATTTGGATATATTTTAAATAACGATTATCCATTAGTTTCTGTGGAATAA
- a CDS encoding MFS transporter, translating to MTKKFSFFSKDIICVMLATFFYQFSIQSVNPLINGYARNLGISSAFAGIIVGIMSITSMFLRPFAGNLTDRVSKYHLALIGGSLCAISDFGYLFAFNATWLLTFRIINGLGFVLCTVCLATWMAFLVPRQHLGAAMGYYGLLNALAMAIAPALAISIYKLMGYKFIIVLAALSAIAMVVVIQFIHNRAKPSVESMKDQHFKIIQRDALPVAIIFSLLSIPYFVTQADIVIYVQERHLNINVSLFFLCYSLVLIVIRIILKNYFDTIPFGIWFSICITATIGYILLLSIMRNNFEMILAAGLMALGFGVMVSVSQSTSLLLAPLEEQGLANATYYLGSDIGMSLGPIIGGILPTIFPLRFFYPLMLIIIPLTVILYLCNRHKLNSAVQYN from the coding sequence TTGACAAAGAAATTTTCATTTTTTTCAAAAGATATTATTTGTGTTATGTTAGCAACATTTTTTTATCAATTTAGTATTCAATCAGTTAATCCACTAATCAATGGGTATGCACGTAATTTAGGGATAAGTAGTGCTTTTGCGGGCATCATTGTAGGAATTATGAGTATTACTTCAATGTTTTTAAGACCCTTTGCTGGAAATTTAACCGATCGAGTTTCTAAATATCATTTAGCGCTAATCGGTGGTAGCCTGTGTGCGATTAGTGACTTTGGTTACCTTTTTGCTTTCAACGCAACTTGGTTATTGACCTTTAGAATCATCAACGGTTTAGGTTTCGTTTTATGTACTGTTTGCCTTGCAACATGGATGGCATTTTTAGTTCCACGCCAGCACCTTGGTGCAGCAATGGGGTACTATGGATTGTTAAACGCCCTCGCGATGGCAATTGCCCCTGCTCTAGCAATAAGTATCTATAAACTTATGGGGTATAAATTTATTATAGTGCTTGCAGCCTTGAGTGCTATAGCTATGGTAGTTGTCATTCAATTTATCCACAATCGTGCAAAACCTTCAGTTGAATCAATGAAGGACCAACATTTTAAGATTATTCAGCGTGATGCACTACCAGTAGCAATAATTTTTTCTTTGTTATCTATTCCTTACTTCGTTACCCAAGCCGACATTGTTATATACGTTCAAGAACGTCATTTGAATATTAACGTAAGTCTATTCTTTTTATGTTATTCGCTTGTTTTGATTGTTATTCGGATTATATTAAAAAATTATTTTGATACTATTCCATTTGGTATTTGGTTTTCTATCTGTATAACTGCAACAATTGGTTATATACTTCTTTTATCAATTATGCGAAATAACTTTGAAATGATATTAGCAGCTGGCTTAATGGCACTCGGCTTTGGAGTTATGGTTTCTGTCTCCCAATCAACCTCACTATTATTAGCTCCCCTAGAAGAACAAGGCCTTGCCAATGCTACTTATTATTTGGGAAGCGACATCGGCATGTCACTGGGACCAATCATCGGTGGAATCTTACCAACTATTTTTCCACTTAGATTCTTTTATCCATTAATGTTAATTATTATTCCTTTAACTGTAATTCTATATTTATGTAATCGACATAAACTAAATTCCGCAGTTCAATATAATTAA
- a CDS encoding carboxylesterase family protein — MSHPSKKFNNVKEWLGVPYGTAKRFQKAQIVPFESKYDYSQSGPASIQFTDPAFLTSDKGESEDCLNLNIWDPDNSHEKLPVVVYIHGGGWTYGSNSQDTSDLSGLVASGKAIGVSINYRLGPLVGLSYPNMVESSRMLVI, encoded by the coding sequence ATGTCACATCCTAGTAAAAAATTTAACAATGTAAAAGAATGGCTCGGAGTCCCTTACGGCACTGCAAAGCGCTTTCAAAAAGCACAAATTGTTCCTTTTGAATCCAAATATGATTACAGTCAAAGTGGACCAGCCTCAATACAATTTACAGATCCCGCTTTTTTAACCTCAGACAAAGGTGAAAGTGAAGACTGCTTAAATCTTAATATTTGGGATCCAGATAATTCCCACGAAAAATTACCAGTTGTGGTCTATATTCACGGTGGTGGTTGGACTTATGGTTCCAATTCTCAAGATACATCAGACTTATCTGGATTAGTGGCCAGTGGTAAGGCCATCGGTGTTTCCATCAATTACCGTCTTGGACCCTTGGTTGGCTTGAGTTATCCCAATATGGTGGAAAGTTCAAGGATGCTAGTAATCTAG
- the pstB gene encoding phosphate ABC transporter ATP-binding protein PstB has protein sequence MKTYDFNDNFFIKIDAENAIETKNVQVSYGKNQAIFDTSLNFPRFKIISLIGASGSGKSTYLRCLNRMNDKIATVDGKIMYRNVNINDPKTNVYEVRKHIGMVFQRPNPFAKSIRDNIQFALKENGIHDKSELEERLETSLQDAALWEEVKDELDSSALALSGGQQQRLCIARSIAMKPDILLLDEPASALDPISTSKIEDTVQLLSKNLTVIIVTHNMQQASRISDYTAFFHMGHVIEYNETRKIFTNPKIKATEDYISGDFG, from the coding sequence TTGAAAACATATGACTTTAACGATAACTTCTTTATTAAAATCGATGCTGAAAATGCGATTGAAACAAAAAATGTTCAAGTATCTTATGGAAAAAACCAAGCAATTTTTGATACAAGTCTTAATTTTCCTAGATTCAAAATAATATCTTTAATTGGCGCCTCAGGATCTGGAAAATCCACTTATCTTCGTTGTCTAAATCGTATGAATGATAAAATTGCAACAGTAGACGGCAAGATAATGTATCGTAACGTAAACATAAACGATCCAAAAACAAACGTATATGAAGTAAGAAAGCATATCGGTATGGTATTTCAACGTCCTAATCCTTTTGCTAAATCGATTCGAGATAATATTCAATTTGCTCTTAAAGAAAATGGTATTCACGACAAAAGCGAGCTTGAAGAAAGATTAGAAACTAGCTTACAAGATGCCGCTTTGTGGGAAGAAGTAAAAGACGAACTGGACTCTAGTGCTTTAGCACTTTCTGGTGGACAACAACAGCGACTTTGCATTGCTAGATCAATCGCCATGAAGCCTGATATTCTATTATTAGATGAACCGGCTAGTGCATTGGATCCTATTTCTACTTCAAAAATAGAAGACACTGTTCAACTACTCAGTAAAAATCTAACCGTAATAATTGTTACACATAATATGCAACAGGCTTCACGAATTAGTGATTACACTGCTTTTTTCCATATGGGACACGTTATTGAATATAATGAAACCCGAAAAATCTTTACAAATCCAAAAATAAAAGCCACCGAGGATTATATTTCCGGTGACTTTGGTTAA
- a CDS encoding HAD-IC family P-type ATPase, with translation MKKKFFQMGLSELQEQNNIEDFKQGLTDEDAGQRLIKDGPNKLEAHKTSKWKIFFRQFKSMIIYVLIASTLITLLMGHYSDSVIIGLVVIINALIGYYQETNASDALEKIKNMLSTNATVYREGQRKDVPATELVVGDLVFLEAGDNVPADLRIVDSDNLRIQESALTGEANSVEKTVDAIEEEAVSLADQTNMAFASTSVTNGSGTGLVVATGSDTEIGKISTSVSSVKERKTPLMQIIDKLGTNTSYFIVAASIAIFIIGLIFDTYSVSVLALAVVAMMVGAIPEGLPATTSVILAKGVSDMAKNQNTIVKTLPAVETLGSVDVVATDKTGTLTQNEMTVTDIMIGNTEYQVSGTGYRPDGQITKNGQPVEIDDKLELFLEAGFEANDTELTKENGQWIINGEPTDGAFLTLYHKVHPYGNEPKYEELDILPFDSEFRYMAKLVKDKDDNRTLFVKGSPDKLLEMAKKNDPKFDFDMWFERVKRFSEDGKRVIAVGYENEKKTTNEITHDIITDGINFLGLVAIIDPPREEVIEALKVMNTAGVDVKMITGDNAIIAKSIGKQLGLADEIHAITGLEWDKLTDEEKVEAANENQVFARTTPSNKIEIIEALQKSNKVTAMTGDGVNDAPALKRADIGVAMGIKGTDVAKDSADMILTDDNFATISTAIREGRRIFDNIKKSILYLLPISFSEGLIVAYAILTKNDIPLHPTQLLWINMVSAITIQFALIFEPAEDGIMNRAPRKTGAKFMNRHDIFQMAYVAMLIAGVSLVIDAWMIQSGFSTVIASTTMVNVLVVGKIFYLFNIRTPKLALSKELFSNIYVFIFVGLMLILQLILTYVPFMQDIFHTGPIGLKEWGLAVIGGIIVLSVAELDKIIRILHNKKKA, from the coding sequence TTGAAAAAGAAATTTTTTCAAATGGGATTAAGTGAATTACAGGAACAAAATAATATTGAGGACTTCAAACAAGGTTTAACTGACGAGGATGCCGGACAGCGGCTCATAAAAGACGGCCCTAATAAATTAGAGGCACATAAAACATCAAAATGGAAAATATTCTTTAGACAATTCAAGAGTATGATCATTTACGTTTTGATTGCTTCAACTTTAATTACCCTACTTATGGGACACTATTCTGATTCAGTGATTATTGGTTTAGTGGTCATTATCAATGCATTAATAGGATACTACCAAGAAACTAACGCTTCAGATGCACTTGAAAAAATAAAAAATATGCTATCGACCAACGCTACTGTTTATCGTGAAGGTCAAAGAAAAGACGTTCCCGCTACTGAGCTTGTTGTTGGTGATCTAGTCTTTCTTGAAGCCGGTGACAACGTACCAGCTGATTTAAGAATAGTAGATTCTGATAATTTAAGAATTCAGGAATCAGCATTGACTGGTGAAGCTAACTCAGTTGAAAAGACCGTCGATGCTATTGAAGAAGAAGCTGTATCATTAGCTGATCAAACAAATATGGCATTCGCATCTACCTCTGTAACAAACGGTAGTGGTACCGGACTAGTCGTAGCTACTGGTTCAGATACTGAAATTGGTAAAATATCTACAAGTGTCAGCTCTGTAAAAGAACGTAAAACACCATTAATGCAAATAATAGATAAATTAGGAACCAACACTTCTTACTTTATCGTAGCGGCTTCAATTGCTATTTTCATCATTGGGTTGATTTTTGATACTTACTCAGTATCCGTTCTTGCCTTAGCCGTTGTTGCTATGATGGTTGGTGCCATTCCCGAAGGATTACCTGCCACTACATCTGTAATTTTGGCTAAAGGTGTTAGTGATATGGCCAAAAATCAAAATACAATTGTTAAAACCCTTCCAGCAGTTGAAACACTTGGATCTGTAGATGTGGTTGCAACTGATAAAACTGGTACATTAACACAAAATGAAATGACTGTTACCGACATAATGATTGGTAACACGGAATATCAAGTAAGTGGTACAGGATATCGTCCAGATGGTCAAATAACCAAAAACGGTCAGCCAGTTGAAATAGATGATAAGTTAGAATTATTCTTAGAGGCTGGATTTGAGGCCAATGATACTGAATTAACAAAAGAAAATGGACAATGGATAATTAATGGTGAACCTACTGATGGTGCATTTTTAACTCTATATCATAAAGTTCATCCCTACGGAAACGAACCTAAATATGAAGAATTAGACATTTTACCATTTGATTCAGAATTCAGATATATGGCCAAGCTAGTCAAAGATAAAGATGATAATAGAACACTCTTTGTTAAAGGCTCTCCTGACAAACTGTTAGAGATGGCCAAAAAGAATGACCCTAAGTTTGATTTTGACATGTGGTTTGAAAGAGTCAAACGATTCTCTGAAGACGGAAAACGTGTTATTGCTGTTGGATACGAAAACGAAAAGAAAACAACTAACGAGATAACTCATGATATCATCACCGATGGTATCAATTTCTTAGGACTGGTTGCTATTATCGACCCACCTAGAGAAGAAGTTATTGAGGCTCTTAAGGTTATGAATACTGCCGGTGTGGATGTAAAAATGATAACTGGTGACAATGCGATTATCGCCAAGTCGATCGGTAAACAATTAGGTTTAGCAGATGAGATTCACGCTATCACTGGATTGGAATGGGATAAATTAACCGATGAAGAAAAAGTTGAAGCAGCCAATGAGAACCAAGTATTCGCTCGTACAACACCAAGTAACAAAATTGAGATTATAGAAGCTCTCCAAAAAAGCAATAAAGTTACTGCCATGACTGGTGATGGCGTAAATGATGCCCCTGCTTTAAAACGAGCCGATATTGGTGTTGCCATGGGTATAAAAGGTACTGACGTAGCTAAAGACTCTGCAGATATGATTCTAACTGACGATAACTTTGCAACTATTTCTACTGCTATCCGTGAAGGTAGAAGAATTTTTGATAACATTAAAAAGAGTATCTTGTATTTATTACCTATCTCCTTTTCTGAAGGTTTAATAGTTGCCTACGCAATCCTTACTAAAAACGATATTCCACTACATCCCACACAGCTTTTGTGGATCAATATGGTTTCAGCTATAACGATTCAGTTTGCATTGATATTTGAACCTGCCGAAGATGGAATTATGAACCGAGCACCACGAAAGACTGGTGCTAAATTCATGAATCGACATGATATATTCCAAATGGCTTACGTTGCAATGTTAATAGCTGGAGTTAGTTTGGTTATTGATGCTTGGATGATCCAAAGTGGTTTCAGTACTGTTATTGCTAGTACAACAATGGTAAACGTCTTGGTAGTCGGCAAAATTTTCTACTTATTTAATATTCGAACACCAAAACTCGCTCTATCAAAAGAACTATTCTCCAATATCTATGTCTTCATCTTTGTTGGATTAATGTTGATTTTACAATTAATATTAACTTATGTACCATTCATGCAAGACATCTTCCATACAGGTCCAATAGGACTCAAGGAATGGGGATTAGCAGTTATCGGTGGTATCATAGTTCTATCAGTCGCCGAGCTTGATAAAATCATTCGTATTTTACATAACAAGAAAAAAGCATAA